A genomic window from Antedon mediterranea chromosome 4, ecAntMedi1.1, whole genome shotgun sequence includes:
- the LOC140047794 gene encoding uncharacterized protein produces MSQAGSSVSRSGSHVSISHARARADLAMAKARVEFAKKKVSLLRIKAIAEADVQLLNAEEDEAVCQARADSYLQSSEDDDYDFDTYSVCDDVSDVMSKESSIESLEPIQSSSHLDPEQLPSPLLNKVPEYKPIPPPPLFTQIKDYKPASPPPLMKFAPPLPNLDQLPPTLLKKKLCRNCLTHGHFVSLCPKNSFCKNCTLKHSGFLHTPKRPVRADANATAHAAAVPTPDQSSSAITTQLNNSRSSMAVNGNATRVGLAVVPVKVRCPGTRKTIKTYAFLDNGSTATFCTDALAHKLNAKGKRVQLKLTTVNGQSSSECNLISLEISTLNGDAVFTAPNVHTKPKLPVLKSAIATIDDIKNWVHLEGVNIDTIDANVDLLIGGDLPELHQPYEVKPAMNGGPYATRTALGWVVNGPLTSTRCQVQNCNFICAEPLEEQFKQFCNIEFNNIPTEKTVMSRNDLQALQMMQASTKFKNGHYQVSMPWKSPPEEFPNNKAVALKRLNLLKSRLIKDSTLHTKYTQFMNDLLLKGYAEKALQKDQPRWYLPHHPVLNPQKPGKVRVVFDGSAKYQGVCLNDKLYQGPDLTNTLVGVLLRFRLGPIAFAADIEKMFYQVKVGETDSHYLSHLWWEDGNLNMNPQEYQMVVHLFGGKSSPSCSNFALRKVAKDHADDFDPVVTNAVNNNF; encoded by the coding sequence ATGTCACAAGCGGGATCGTCAGTGAGCAGGAGTGGTAGTCATGTGAGCATAAGCCATGCTCGTGCGAGAGCTGATTTGGCCATGGCAAAGGCACGTGTTGAATTTGCTAAGAAGAAAGTTTCTCTATTAAGAATCAAAGCTATAGCTGAGGCAGACGTTCAACTGTTAAATGCAGAAGAAGATGAGGCAGTTTGTCAGGCAAGAGCAGACTCCTATTTGCAATCATCTgaagatgatgattatgatttcGACACCTACAGCGTGTGCGATGATGTCAGCGATGTGATGAGCAAAGAGTCTAGTATTGAATCTCTTGAACCAATTCAATCTTCATCACACCTCGACCCTGAACAATTACCATCACCATTGTTGAACAAAGTACCTGAATACAAGCCaataccaccaccaccattaTTTACCCAAATTAAAGATTACAAGCCAGCTTCACCACCACCACTGATGAAATTTGCTCCACCTCTACCAAACCTTGACCAATTACCACCAACATTGTTGAAGAAGAAACTCTGTCGGAACTGTTTAACGCATGGACATTTTGTTTCTTTGTGCCCGAAGAACAGTTTTTGCAAAAATTGTACCCTGAAACATTCGGGCTTCCTTCATACTCCAAAACGACCTGTTAGAGCTGATGCTAATGCGACTGCACATGCAGCAGCAGTTCCAACTCCAGATCAAAGTAGTAGTGCAATCACCACTCAACTCAATAATTCAAGGTCATCAATGGCAGTTAACGGAAATGCGACACGAGTAGGTCTAGCTGTAGTACCTGTCAAAGTAAGGTGCCCAGGAACCAGAAAGACAATCAAAACGTACGCATTTTTGGACAATGGATCAACTGCAACCTTCTGCACAGACGCCCTAGCTCACAAATTAAATGCGAAAGGCAAGAGAGTCCAGTTAAAATTAACCACAGTAAACGGTCAATCATCATCGGAATGCAACCTCATCTCATTAGAAATTTCAACCCTGAATGGTGATGCAGTCTTTACAGCACCAAACGTTCACACAAAACCAAAATTGCCAGTCTTAAAAAGTGCAATTGCCACGATAGATGATATTAAGAATTGGGTGCACCTGGAAGGGGTAAACATAGATACCATTGATGCAAATGTTGATTTGCTGATTGGGGGAGACCTACCAGAACTACACCAACCATATGAAGTGAAACCAGCTATGAATGGTGGGCCATACGCCACACGAACAGCTCTTGGTTGGGTTGTGAATGGTCCGTTGACTTCAACTAGATGCCAAGTTCAAAACTGCAATTTTATCTGTGCAGAACCACTGGAAGAGCAGTTTAAGCAATTTTGTAACATTGAGTTCAATAATATCCCAACTGAGAAGACAGTTATGTCTCGGAACGACCTTCAAGCACTACAGATGATGCAAGCATCGACTAAATTCAAAAACGGCCATTACCAAGTATCGATGCCATGGAAAAGCCCACCTGAGGAATTTCCAAACAACAAGGCTGTGGCGCTGAAAAGACTCAATCTTCTAAAATCTAGGCTGATCAAGGACAGTACACTTCACACGAAGTACACACAATTTATGAACGACCTGTTGTTAAAGGGCTACGCAGAAAAGGCGTTGCAGAAAGACCAACCTAGATGGTATTTGCCACACCATCCGGTGTTGAACCCACAAAAGCCAGGAAAGGTTCGAGTAGTGTTCGATGGGTCAGCTAAGTATCAAGGTGTTTGCTTAAATGATAAACTTTACCAAGGTCCTGATCTTACAAACACATTAGTCGGCGTACTACTGCGCTTTCGTCTGGGACCCATCGCCTTTGCAGCGGACATCGAAAAGATGTTCTACCAAGTAAAGGTTGGAGAGACTGATAGTCACTACCTATCACACTTATGGTGGGAAGACGGCAATCTGAATATGAACCCACAAGAGTACCAGATGGTTGTACATCTTTTCGGAGGAAAGTCTTCACCTAGTTGTTCCAATTTTGCTCTCCGGAAGGTTGCCAAAGACCATGCGGATGATTTTGATCCTGTTGTAACTAACGCAGTCAACAACAACTTTTAA
- the LOC140046377 gene encoding uncharacterized protein — MLLKEVLSLNPYENGEKWNDVASNFNVALKVFRPSTLQVNTRSVKERVETLLRIFKSQQLESLRKLGCAEEYSEREQLLTEQTTLKDESPKQQIKQNTKSEVLFESGLEIRKRALETLGPVNRDKTSEKKKAEDKFTS, encoded by the exons ATGCTGCTGAAGGAGGTCTTGTCACTAAACCCTTATGAAAATGGAGAAAAATGGAACGATGTGGCTTCAAATTTCAATGTTGCCCTCAAGGTGTTTCGTCCATCCACCTTGCAGGTAAACACGAGATCAGTTAAAGAGAGGGTTGAAACGCTCTTGAGGATATTTAAGTCGCAGCAGTTAGAATCACTAAGAAA ATTGGGATGTGCTGAAGAATATTCGGAGAGAGAACAGCTGTTAACAGAACAAACTACCCTGAAGGATGAGAGCCCGAAGCAACAAATCAAGCAAAATACTAAATCAGAGGTGTTGTTTGAATCAGGTTTAGAAATTAGAAAAAGAGCATTGGAAACATTGGGTCCAGTAAATAGAG ATAAAaccagtgaaaaaaaaaaagctgaAGACAAATTCACTTCATAA
- the LOC140047797 gene encoding uncharacterized protein — translation MYSSGKLHKDLETIVDQFQKQEFVGVIIHYKDYKAAVTKLEEIEKLDQAKMASEECPTTYIKEPGISETENSEDSIGSNEQGSEAASEGSCYMLSVMDQSVGSKSEDAAISVTDLKSVESKSGEFLYADQTSCVCNAGGN, via the exons ATGTATTCCAGTGGAAAGTTGCACAAAGATTTAGAAACAATAGTTGACCAGTTTCAGAAACAAGAATTTGTCGGTGTTATAATTCATTATAAAGATTACAAAGCTGCTGTGACAAAGTTAGAGGAAATAG aAAAATTGGACCAAGCAAAAATGGCTTCTGAAGAATGTCCAACCACATACATAAAGGAACCAGGAATATCAGAAACAG AAAATTCTGAAGACTCGATCGGAAGCAATGAGCAAGGATCAGAAG CTGCTTCTGAAGGTAGCTGTTATATGCTCTCTGTGATGGACCAAAGTGTTGGATCAAAAAGTG AAGATGCAGCTATTTCTGTTACGGATCTGAAAAGTGTTGAATCGAAAAGTGGTGAGTTCTTGTATGCTGATCAAACTTCATGTGTATGTAATGCTGGAGGAAATTGA
- the LOC140047795 gene encoding uncharacterized protein: MYTYSLDDCLKSVDSEETAIELAKGLKNLLTRGGFNLTKWVSNSNQLVSTLTDSGQNASTSLFGGEQQRALGVHWFVKQDALGYVISPKKQPSTRRGILSVVASVYDPLGLITPFILKAKLLLRELCLIGCKWDEPIPVELQIKWHEWLKELQSLDKLNIRRCYKPSDFGNVTYRELHHFGDASYTSYGAASYLYQKDECGNVCGTLVTAKSRLAPVKTQTIPRLELQAAVLASRLDRIIREELHEIKIDRTVCWTDSTCVLRYLNNEETRFKTFVGNRVTTILNQTTKEQWRHVSSAQNPADLASRGMSAEDMMTSEMWFTGPSFLMEDESEWPQMPTDFNTIVEDPEVKTVNAVTVKLNDDRINDLINRFSSWTKLIKVFAWILRWRRRVKNKGTNINSFISVDEWKNAETVIFRYIQNQALHSEVNHLQTNQQVKKGSSLIKLDPIVMNGLMRVGGRLKRSEISDAAKHQIILPKNHHVTLLSLRHYHAISGHSGVEHTLAAIRQRFWPIGGRVNLKSVVRRCVKCRKNTAPVMQQKMSDLPADRVKSTPPFTNIGVDCFGPFYVRQGRSSVKRYGIIFTCLTVRAVHLELSSSLDTTSFINALRRFIARRGTPVEIRSDNGGNFVKRNKELKAAIELWNQDQIHQYLLQRHIV, translated from the exons atgtatacttatagtt tagACGACTGTCTCAAATCCGTAGACAGCGAAGAGACAGCCATTGAGCTTGCCAAGGGATTAAAGAATTTGCTGACTCGTGGAGGTTTCAACTTGACCAAGTGGGTCTCAAACTCCAACCAACTTGTGTCCACGCTCACAGACAGTGGACAGAATGCTTCAACATCATTGTTTGGAGGGGAACAACAAAGAGCACTGGGAGTACACTGGTTTGTAAAACAAGATGCACTTGGTTACGTTATTTCTCCAAAGAAGCAACCCAGCACAAGAAGGGGAATTTTGTCTGTAGTAGCATCCGTCTACGACCCTCTAGGACTAATAACACCATTCATATTAAAGGCAAAGCTGCTACTCCGAGAACTGTGTTTGATTGGATGCAAATGGGACGAACCTATTCCAGTAGAACTACAGATTAAATGGCATGAATGGTTAAAGGAACTTCAGAGTCTTGATAAGTTGAACATTCGACGTTGCTACAAACCGTCAGATTTCGGCAACGTCACGTATAGAGAGTTACATCATTTTGGAGATGCATCATACACGAGCTATGGAGCTGCATCCTACCTTTACCAGAAGGACGAGTGTGGAAACGTATGCGGGACCCTTGTGACTGCGAAGTCAAGACTTGCTCCGGTCAAGACCCAGACAATTCCTAGATTGGAACTACAAGCAGCTGTCCTGGCAAGTCGCCTTGACAGAATCATTCGAGAAGAGCTGCATGAAATAAAAATCGATAGAACAGTTTGTTGGACAGACAGCACATGCGTGTTGAGATATTTGAACAATGAAGAAACGAGATTCAAGACATTTGTTGGGAATAGAGTGACAACAATTCTTAATCAAACAACTAAGGAACAGTGGCGACACGTCAGTTCCGCTCAAAATCCAGCCGATCTAGCCTCACGCGGAATGTCTGCAGAGGATATGATGACAAGTGAAATGTGGTTCACTGGTCCCAGTTTCTTGATGGAAGATGAAAGTGAATGGCCTCAAATGCCTACCGACTTTAATACTATCGTAGAAGATCCAGAAGTAAAAACTGTAAACGCTGTAACCGTTAAATTAAATGACGACAGAATAAATGACCTCATCAACCGCTTTTCAAGTTGGACCAAGTTGATAAAGGTTTTTGCTTGGATACTACGATGGCGACGCAGAGTAAAGAACAAAGGTACCAACATTAACAGTTTCATATCCGTTGATGAGTGGAAAAACGCTGAGACAGTAATTTTCAGATACATACAAAATCAAGCACTTCACTCTGAAGTTAACCATCTCCAAACCAATCAACAAGTCAAGAAGGGTAGCTCTCTCATAAAGCTAGATCCAATTGTAATGAACGGTTTGATGCGAGTAGGTGGTAGATTGAAAAGATCTGAAATTAGTGATGCAGCAAAACATCAAATTATCCTTCCAAAGAATCACCATGTAACCTTACTTAGCCTACGACACTATCATGCTATTTCCGGACATTCTGGCGTAGAGCATACACTGGCGGCGATACGTCAACGATTCTGGCCGATCGGTGGAAGAGTAAATTTGAAGTCAGTTGTTCGCCGATGTGTTAAGTGCCGTAAGAATACAGCGCCAGTAATGCAACAAAAGATGTCCGATCTACCAGCTGATCGCGTTAAATCTACACCACCATTTACCAACATTGGAGTGGACTGTTTCGGTCCATTTTACGTGAGACAAGGAAGGTCAAGTGTTAAAAGATACGGAATCATCTTCACTTGCTTAACTGTCAGAGCAGTTCACCTTGAATTATCAAGCTCCTTGGACACTACCTCGTTTATTAACGCTTTAAGGAGATTTATTGCCAGAAGAGGAACTCCAGTAGAGATTCGCTCTGACAATGGAGGAAATTTTGTCAAGAGGAATAAGGAGTTAAAGGCTGCAATTGAACTGTGGAATCAAGACCAAATTCACCAATACCTCCTGCAACGACATATTGTGTGA